A window of the Streptomyces finlayi genome harbors these coding sequences:
- a CDS encoding LLM class F420-dependent oxidoreductase, with protein MRLATTIFLTDETITPVALARELEQRGFAGLYLPEHTHIPVSRESPYPAGGELPAEYGRTLDPFVALGQAAAVTERLTLGTGITLIAQHDPIDLAKQVATLDHLSGGRFTLGIGYGWNVEEAADHGVDWSKRRALGHDRLALMRALWATEPTAYEGEYGSVRASTAYPKPVQEPRGPVTGPRTLIGGAAGPKLFARIAESADGWLPIGGRGLSQSVPELRRVWEAAGRDPQHLQVVPYAVLPSPGKLAHYADLGIEEVVLQLPPEPAPGVLRVLDAYAAHL; from the coding sequence ATGAGGCTCGCCACAACGATCTTCCTCACCGACGAGACGATCACACCGGTCGCGCTCGCACGTGAACTGGAACAGCGGGGGTTCGCCGGGCTCTATCTGCCCGAGCACACCCACATCCCGGTGAGCCGGGAGTCGCCCTACCCGGCGGGCGGCGAGCTGCCCGCCGAGTACGGCAGGACCCTGGACCCCTTCGTCGCCCTCGGCCAGGCGGCGGCCGTGACGGAACGCCTCACGCTCGGCACCGGCATCACGCTGATCGCCCAGCACGACCCGATCGACCTGGCCAAGCAGGTCGCCACGCTCGACCACCTCTCCGGTGGCCGCTTCACCCTCGGGATCGGCTACGGGTGGAACGTCGAGGAGGCCGCCGACCACGGGGTCGACTGGTCGAAGCGGCGGGCTCTCGGCCATGACCGGCTGGCTCTCATGCGGGCGCTGTGGGCGACCGAACCGACGGCGTACGAGGGCGAGTACGGCTCCGTGCGGGCGAGCACGGCGTATCCGAAGCCGGTCCAGGAACCGCGCGGGCCCGTGACCGGACCGCGCACCCTGATCGGCGGAGCCGCGGGTCCCAAGCTGTTCGCGCGGATCGCGGAGTCCGCGGACGGCTGGCTGCCGATCGGCGGGCGGGGCCTCTCGCAGTCCGTACCGGAGCTGCGGAGGGTCTGGGAGGCGGCGGGCCGGGACCCGCAGCACCTCCAGGTGGTGCCGTACGCGGTCCTCCCGAGCCCGGGGAAGCTGGCGCACTACGCGGACCTGGGCATCGAGGAGGTCGTCCTCCAGCTGCCTCCGGAGCCCGCGCCGGGGGTGCTGCGGGTGCTGGACGCCTACGCGGCGCACCTGTAG
- a CDS encoding TetR/AcrR family transcriptional regulator, with protein sequence MTPKQQRGTVTADLLLDAALRLYGAEGERGITVGAVTKASGVSLGSLYHHFGSIDGLVAELMHRWLTRLLGDLFTALQEARTTQAAIHGLVRAYLAFVKEHRDAALLLHSSTADQHNMSRGKEIRDTQEARLSAFGLWLDPRIESGELAPLPHALIESLVLGPVVAVARRWLSGIDDVDLDEAARLLPDRIWRSLAP encoded by the coding sequence ATGACCCCCAAACAGCAACGCGGCACGGTGACGGCCGACTTGCTCCTCGACGCCGCTCTGCGCCTCTACGGCGCCGAGGGCGAACGGGGCATCACGGTGGGCGCGGTCACCAAGGCGAGCGGGGTCAGCCTGGGCAGCCTGTACCACCACTTCGGCAGCATCGACGGACTCGTCGCCGAGCTGATGCACCGCTGGCTGACCCGGCTGCTGGGCGATCTGTTCACGGCCTTGCAGGAGGCCCGCACCACGCAGGCGGCCATCCACGGTCTCGTGCGGGCCTATCTGGCCTTCGTCAAGGAACACCGGGATGCCGCGCTGCTCCTGCACTCCTCCACGGCCGACCAGCACAACATGTCCCGCGGCAAGGAGATCCGCGATACGCAGGAGGCCAGGCTCTCGGCCTTCGGCCTGTGGCTCGATCCACGCATCGAGAGCGGTGAACTCGCCCCGCTGCCTCACGCGTTGATCGAGTCCTTGGTCCTCGGTCCGGTCGTGGCCGTCGCCCGCCGCTGGCTCTCCGGCATCGACGACGTCGACCTCGACGAGGCCGCCCGCCTCCTGCCCGACCGGATCTGGCGATCACTGGCCCCGTGA
- a CDS encoding siderophore-interacting protein, with protein sequence MGHGWEGVVLKLMRGRDFTFTVTGAEQVTEDFHRVHMKDGGLLAATGGAHPTMWVRIWFEDAGKPHQRAYTLVDPDPAAGTFSLEFALHDGVASDWARTAAPGDTIDATLQGTAFSLPDPGPARLFVIGDAASLPAVNSLLAAVPGTPATIWFETAHASDEKLPFRLDPAHHTLHRVPRRDAGAHLVAEVKEALPGLLGEDPSDAYVWIACDTATTRALSTFARKDLAVPKDRVNALGYWRAS encoded by the coding sequence GTGGGTCATGGCTGGGAGGGCGTCGTCCTCAAGTTGATGCGGGGGCGCGATTTCACGTTCACCGTGACGGGGGCCGAACAGGTCACCGAGGACTTCCACCGGGTGCATATGAAGGACGGCGGACTGCTCGCCGCGACCGGCGGCGCACACCCCACGATGTGGGTGCGCATCTGGTTCGAGGACGCCGGAAAGCCCCACCAGCGCGCCTACACCCTGGTCGACCCGGACCCGGCCGCCGGAACGTTCAGCCTGGAGTTCGCGCTCCACGACGGTGTCGCGAGCGACTGGGCGCGTACCGCCGCGCCGGGCGACACCATCGACGCGACCCTCCAGGGCACCGCCTTCAGCCTTCCCGACCCCGGCCCCGCCCGGCTCTTCGTGATCGGTGACGCGGCGTCGCTCCCGGCGGTCAACTCGCTGCTGGCCGCGGTCCCGGGGACCCCGGCGACGATCTGGTTCGAGACGGCACACGCCTCCGACGAGAAGCTGCCGTTCCGCCTCGACCCGGCCCACCACACGCTGCACCGGGTCCCGCGCCGTGACGCGGGCGCGCACCTGGTGGCCGAGGTGAAGGAAGCCCTGCCGGGGCTGCTCGGTGAGGACCCGTCCGACGCGTACGTCTGGATCGCCTGCGACACGGCGACGACCAGGGCCCTGAGCACGTTCGCCCGCAAGGACCTGGCCGTCCCCAAGGACCGTGTGAACGCCCTGGGCTACTGGCGCGCGAGCTGA
- a CDS encoding IS4 family transposase encodes MGHLGELTQVVPFDLVDEALASAGGLQQRVRRLPSRVVVYLLLAGALFTGLGWTGIWSRLTASLPAPLPVPAGSSITAAMRRVGPKPLKALFDLVKGPAAVTATQTTRFAGRLVVAIDGTQLALPDTPANLAVFPKAKAGQNGPSGYPMLRLVTLVACGTRTLMDAVFGTDATGELTYARDLITTAGTTGALRPGTLLLGDRNFSATAFVRTVASTGADFLIRAKTHSTALKLPILRRLPDGTFLSRIGEVTVRVIDATITLAPTDGADKRPATHSTYRLVTSLLDPDEAPATALVRLYRERWEIETSYCELKSTILGGRVLRGRYPAAVTQETWALLVAYQALRTAMSDAVLHRPNIDPDRTAFTIALNTARDQIIRAAGIIPHTRIDLVGRIGTAILNGLLPARRDRSRPRVKKRAISSKYRAVGRNIDHRTHRTTVHIEINALPSPPDG; translated from the coding sequence GTGGGGCACTTGGGCGAGTTGACCCAGGTTGTCCCGTTCGATCTAGTCGACGAGGCACTCGCATCCGCAGGTGGTCTGCAGCAGCGGGTTCGACGGCTGCCGTCGCGGGTGGTGGTCTACCTCCTGCTCGCAGGCGCACTGTTCACCGGGCTCGGCTGGACCGGGATCTGGTCCCGGCTGACCGCCTCACTGCCCGCGCCGCTGCCCGTGCCAGCGGGTTCATCGATCACGGCCGCGATGCGACGGGTCGGCCCCAAACCATTGAAAGCACTGTTCGACCTGGTCAAAGGCCCCGCAGCGGTGACCGCGACACAGACGACACGGTTCGCGGGCAGGCTGGTCGTCGCGATCGACGGAACCCAGCTCGCCCTGCCGGACACACCCGCGAACCTCGCGGTGTTCCCCAAGGCGAAGGCAGGACAGAACGGGCCGTCCGGATACCCGATGCTGCGCCTGGTCACGCTGGTGGCCTGCGGGACCCGAACCCTCATGGACGCCGTCTTCGGCACCGACGCGACCGGCGAGCTGACCTACGCCCGAGACCTGATCACCACCGCGGGCACGACCGGAGCACTACGGCCCGGGACGCTGCTTCTGGGTGACCGGAACTTCTCAGCCACCGCCTTCGTGCGCACGGTCGCGTCCACGGGCGCGGACTTCCTCATCCGCGCCAAGACCCACAGCACCGCGCTCAAGCTGCCGATCCTGCGTCGTCTGCCCGACGGAACGTTCCTGTCCCGCATAGGCGAAGTCACCGTCCGCGTCATCGACGCCACCATCACCCTCGCCCCCACCGACGGCGCCGACAAGCGTCCCGCCACCCACAGCACCTACCGGCTCGTCACCAGTCTGCTCGACCCCGACGAGGCACCCGCCACCGCTCTGGTCAGGCTCTACCGCGAACGCTGGGAGATCGAGACCAGCTACTGCGAGCTGAAATCGACCATCCTCGGCGGCAGAGTCCTGCGCGGCCGCTACCCGGCAGCCGTCACCCAGGAAACCTGGGCGCTTCTGGTCGCCTACCAGGCACTACGCACCGCGATGAGCGACGCCGTCCTGCACCGGCCCAACATCGACCCCGACCGCACCGCATTCACCATCGCGCTGAACACGGCACGTGACCAGATCATCCGTGCCGCCGGCATCATCCCCCACACCAGGATCGACCTCGTCGGCCGGATCGGCACCGCCATACTCAACGGCCTCCTACCCGCCCGCCGAGACCGGTCCCGGCCCCGCGTGAAGAAACGAGCGATCAGCTCCAAGTACCGCGCCGTCGGCCGCAACATCGACCACCGCACCCACAGGACCACCGTCCACATCGAGATCAACGCATTGCCAAGCCCACCGGACGGCTAA
- a CDS encoding peptidoglycan D,D-transpeptidase FtsI family protein translates to MNRPLRHIAIFCGLLMLALLLRANWLQFAEREELANHEYNRRVKITQFATPRGDIIVGGEAVTGSKAVDGAEFKYKRTFKNGPMYAPVTGYASQAQGMSLLENTYDEVLSGQDERFAFRHAKDILTGDPRRGGDVITTIDPKAQEAAYKGLTAIEARGAVVALDPATGKVLALASTPSYDPGVFAGNSFKEGDKYQALEKDKGKPLANRPLRETYPPGSTFKILTAAAALEHGVVTDVDARTDAVSPYPLPLSTNKISSEAGDAACNKASLKTAMQYSCNNVFLDAAAKLGDDKMRETAEKFGFNSDVYSEDFGDLLATKSLYPEELDKPGTALTGMGQGSLTSTPMQMAMVTAAMANNGKLMQPYIVDELRGPDVSSLEQNEPQLMSQAVSEETAKKVQEMMEFTAKEGSAQRALIDGVTVGGKTGTAQRGVDVRKEVPYGWFVSYGKKADGQSVAVAVFIDPTAMDISREQISGGSLGAPIARNVMKAVLGK, encoded by the coding sequence TTGAACAGGCCGCTGCGGCACATCGCCATCTTCTGCGGGCTGTTGATGCTGGCCCTGTTACTGCGCGCCAACTGGCTGCAGTTCGCCGAGCGCGAGGAGCTCGCCAACCACGAGTACAACCGGCGCGTCAAGATCACGCAGTTCGCCACCCCGCGCGGTGACATCATCGTCGGCGGCGAGGCGGTGACCGGGTCGAAGGCCGTGGACGGCGCCGAATTCAAGTACAAGCGCACCTTCAAGAACGGACCGATGTACGCCCCGGTCACCGGGTACGCCTCACAGGCGCAGGGCATGTCCCTCCTGGAGAACACGTACGACGAGGTGCTCAGCGGCCAGGACGAGCGGTTCGCCTTCCGGCATGCCAAGGACATCCTCACCGGGGATCCGCGGCGCGGCGGCGATGTGATCACGACCATCGACCCGAAGGCGCAGGAGGCCGCGTACAAGGGGCTGACCGCCATCGAGGCCCGTGGCGCGGTCGTCGCCCTCGACCCGGCCACCGGCAAGGTCCTCGCGCTCGCCTCCACCCCCTCGTACGACCCCGGGGTCTTCGCCGGGAACTCCTTCAAGGAGGGCGACAAATACCAGGCGCTCGAGAAGGACAAGGGCAAGCCGCTCGCCAACCGTCCGCTGCGCGAGACCTACCCGCCCGGCTCGACCTTCAAGATCCTCACGGCCGCGGCGGCCCTTGAGCACGGTGTCGTCACGGATGTCGACGCCAGGACGGACGCGGTCTCCCCGTACCCCCTCCCGCTCTCCACGAACAAGATCAGCAGCGAGGCCGGCGACGCCGCCTGCAACAAGGCGTCCCTGAAGACGGCCATGCAGTACTCCTGCAACAACGTCTTCCTCGACGCGGCGGCCAAGCTGGGTGACGACAAGATGCGGGAGACGGCGGAGAAGTTCGGATTCAACTCCGACGTCTACTCCGAGGACTTCGGTGACCTGCTCGCCACGAAGAGCCTCTACCCGGAGGAACTGGACAAGCCGGGCACCGCGCTGACCGGCATGGGCCAGGGCTCGCTCACCAGCACCCCGATGCAGATGGCGATGGTCACGGCGGCCATGGCCAACAACGGCAAGCTGATGCAGCCGTACATCGTCGACGAACTCCGCGGCCCCGACGTCTCCTCCCTGGAGCAGAACGAGCCGCAGCTCATGAGCCAGGCCGTCTCCGAGGAGACCGCGAAGAAGGTCCAGGAGATGATGGAGTTCACCGCCAAGGAGGGCAGCGCCCAGCGCGCCCTGATCGACGGTGTGACGGTCGGCGGCAAGACCGGCACCGCGCAGCGGGGCGTGGACGTGCGCAAGGAGGTCCCGTACGGCTGGTTCGTCTCGTACGGCAAGAAGGCCGACGGGCAGTCGGTGGCGGTCGCGGTCTTCATCGACCCGACGGCGATGGACATCTCCCGCGAGCAGATCTCGGGTGGCAGCCTCGGTGCCCCGATCGCGAGGAACGTGATGAAGGCGGTGCTGGGGAAGTAG
- a CDS encoding GNAT family N-acetyltransferase, giving the protein MGGPGAGESGFDVFRDDWGIPHLRAGGPLALARAQGHNAAADRAWQIETERHRLQGTTAAFLGEEALAWDRFARQARLQDTARRCFGRLSRTDPETAAWVSAYVDGVNAGLGEGAASAPEFAAAGIAPGRWEPWTPLGVWLSTHILFAGFPTKLWREEVARRLGDDAITLFAMDGPGTSGSNGWLLAGERTVSGAPVIAGDPHRFIEDPGVYQQIRLACPEFDVVGLAVPGVPGLAHFGHTGGVAWAITNAMADYQDLYRERLRRTEGGGVEALGPDGWETAGTHTETIAVAGGAPVTVEIVETARGPVIAGGPDAGADGASLALRHPPRVTGELGFEVLPALLRARTVADLDTALDGWVEPVNVVLAADTAGATLHRVAGYVPLRPRDNQLRVVPAHDPAYAWRGRHTPLPRTGSGADATGTAVMANERGLAAPLGVEFAPAHRAERIRELLDGKERWTAEGMAGIHVDTHLASARPLLGLLAETAALGQEAAVLRGRLLRWDRHMDADSTDATLYSALRAEVVHRLAAHPALAAVTGDADPVRGTAHPELFRPWLAAVPRIGFALETLIGHQLFPYEDRLAAVTEAVEAVAARYGDGNPPPPWGEVHRLAPWQAWPGTDPDPEASRPGLAGDHDCVLSTSSVPGITDRSARGPAARYVWDLACREDSLWVTPFGASGIPGDAHHRDQLPLWTRGELVPVVTDWSLLHRDDRPEETAEVTAAARAFVPAQRETVYEQEVEGLGTVRLVAIDPAADLDLIHSWVSEERARFWGMTDSTREEVLEAYTFLDSLTTHHGFLALRDGVPVAIFQTYDPAEDPLGECYEVLPGDFGVHLLVGPGDTVEPGFTGHLLSVLVSHVFSDPAHLRVVVEPDARNERAVARMARAGFELGPEIEKPEKRARLAFLRRPAGV; this is encoded by the coding sequence GTGGGCGGACCAGGGGCCGGGGAGTCGGGATTCGACGTCTTCAGGGACGACTGGGGGATACCCCACCTCCGGGCCGGCGGTCCTCTCGCGCTGGCCCGCGCGCAGGGCCACAACGCGGCTGCCGACCGCGCCTGGCAGATCGAGACCGAACGTCACCGGCTCCAGGGCACGACGGCCGCGTTCCTCGGCGAGGAAGCGCTCGCCTGGGACCGGTTCGCCCGGCAGGCCCGCCTCCAGGACACCGCCCGCCGCTGTTTCGGCCGCCTGTCCCGCACCGACCCGGAGACCGCCGCCTGGGTATCCGCGTACGTCGACGGGGTCAACGCCGGACTCGGTGAAGGCGCCGCGTCCGCACCGGAGTTCGCCGCCGCGGGGATCGCTCCCGGCCGGTGGGAGCCGTGGACCCCGCTCGGCGTCTGGCTCTCCACCCACATCCTGTTCGCCGGCTTCCCCACGAAACTGTGGCGTGAAGAGGTCGCCCGAAGACTCGGCGACGACGCGATCACCCTCTTCGCCATGGACGGTCCAGGCACCTCGGGAAGCAACGGCTGGCTCCTCGCCGGGGAGCGCACCGTCTCCGGCGCCCCCGTCATCGCGGGCGACCCGCACCGCTTCATCGAGGACCCCGGGGTCTACCAGCAGATCCGCCTGGCCTGCCCGGAGTTCGACGTCGTGGGCCTCGCCGTCCCGGGCGTCCCCGGCCTCGCGCACTTCGGCCACACGGGCGGCGTCGCCTGGGCCATCACCAACGCCATGGCCGACTACCAGGACCTGTACCGGGAGCGGCTGCGGCGCACGGAGGGCGGCGGTGTCGAGGCGCTCGGCCCCGACGGCTGGGAGACGGCCGGCACGCACACCGAGACGATCGCCGTGGCGGGCGGCGCACCCGTGACGGTCGAGATCGTCGAGACCGCGCGCGGCCCGGTGATCGCCGGAGGCCCGGACGCCGGGGCCGACGGGGCCTCGCTCGCTCTGCGCCACCCGCCGCGGGTCACCGGGGAGCTCGGCTTCGAGGTGCTGCCCGCGCTCCTGCGGGCCCGTACCGTCGCCGACCTCGACACCGCACTCGACGGCTGGGTCGAACCCGTCAACGTCGTCCTCGCCGCCGACACGGCCGGCGCGACCCTGCACCGCGTCGCCGGGTACGTACCGCTGCGGCCACGCGACAACCAGCTGCGGGTCGTCCCCGCCCACGACCCCGCGTACGCCTGGCGCGGCCGTCACACGCCCCTGCCGCGCACCGGGTCGGGCGCGGATGCGACCGGCACGGCGGTCATGGCCAACGAGCGCGGGCTCGCCGCCCCGCTCGGCGTCGAGTTCGCTCCCGCGCACCGGGCCGAGCGCATCCGTGAGCTCCTCGACGGGAAGGAGCGCTGGACCGCCGAAGGCATGGCCGGAATCCACGTCGACACCCACCTCGCGTCCGCACGGCCCCTGTTGGGCCTGCTGGCCGAGACGGCCGCCCTCGGTCAGGAGGCGGCGGTACTGCGGGGCAGGCTGCTGCGCTGGGACCGCCACATGGACGCCGACAGCACGGACGCCACGCTCTACTCGGCGCTCCGCGCTGAGGTCGTCCACCGTCTGGCCGCGCATCCCGCCCTCGCCGCCGTGACGGGCGACGCCGACCCCGTCCGCGGCACGGCGCACCCCGAGCTGTTCCGCCCCTGGCTCGCCGCCGTGCCCAGGATCGGTTTCGCCCTGGAGACACTGATCGGCCACCAGCTCTTCCCGTACGAGGACCGGTTGGCGGCGGTCACCGAAGCCGTGGAGGCCGTCGCGGCCCGGTACGGCGACGGGAATCCGCCCCCGCCCTGGGGCGAGGTGCACCGCCTCGCGCCCTGGCAGGCGTGGCCCGGCACGGACCCCGACCCGGAGGCGAGCCGGCCGGGACTGGCGGGCGACCACGACTGCGTGCTGTCCACCTCCAGCGTCCCCGGCATCACCGACCGCAGCGCCCGCGGCCCGGCCGCCCGCTACGTATGGGACCTGGCGTGCCGCGAGGACAGCCTGTGGGTGACCCCGTTCGGGGCGTCCGGGATACCCGGCGACGCCCACCACCGTGACCAGCTCCCGCTCTGGACCCGGGGAGAACTCGTCCCCGTCGTCACCGACTGGAGTCTGCTGCACCGCGACGACCGACCCGAGGAGACAGCCGAAGTGACCGCAGCCGCCCGCGCCTTTGTCCCGGCCCAGCGCGAGACCGTGTACGAGCAGGAGGTCGAGGGCCTCGGGACCGTACGCCTCGTCGCCATCGACCCGGCCGCCGACCTCGACCTGATCCACAGCTGGGTCTCCGAGGAGCGTGCCCGCTTCTGGGGCATGACCGACTCGACCCGCGAAGAGGTCCTGGAGGCGTACACCTTCCTGGACTCGCTGACCACGCACCACGGCTTCCTGGCGCTCCGGGACGGCGTACCGGTCGCGATCTTCCAGACGTACGACCCGGCGGAGGACCCGCTGGGCGAGTGCTACGAGGTGCTGCCCGGCGACTTCGGCGTGCACCTCCTCGTGGGCCCCGGTGACACCGTCGAGCCCGGTTTCACCGGCCACCTGCTCTCCGTGCTCGTCAGCCACGTCTTCAGCGACCCGGCGCATCTGCGGGTGGTCGTCGAGCCGGACGCGCGCAACGAGCGGGCGGTCGCCCGGATGGCCAGGGCGGGGTTCGAGCTCGGCCCGGAGATCGAGAAGCCGGAGAAGCGGGCGCGGCTGGCGTTCCTGCGCAGGCCCGCGGGCGTCTAG
- a CDS encoding serine/threonine-protein kinase, producing MFELEGSGAEPLEAGDPLRIGSIPLAGRLGAGGMGRVYLGVHEGRYVAVKQLLSSVVGEDGDFLRRFGHELDNLARLPAEATAPLLASDRAAMPPWFATAYVPGLTLRQAVDLHGGPLPARALWLLLRETAAALASVHALDMVHRDIKPSNLMLTLDGLTLIDFGVARATEQSQLTRTGMVVGTPAYMAPEQASGSRGLSGATDVFALASALTYAACGRPPFGEDSGHGVLYRIVHEEPVLEPLRELDPALADLVAACLDKDPDGRPTAAELLEHAARQGPFTGPPWPAVISERLAERAAFAAVTQKIDTPTVPLAGGKAKPETEQEPQPVVEGSKRPERPERRRKRAFLAVVPVVVTVGGTTLALQLLPYISSPGATEKTDPSASVSAPADPAATSSGSSSGTASPGKPDGKDKAGDEAGDKNGALKNEADANDAAGGGGREQDGASQVSAGGAGDDGNDGSGSPGGSDDPGGSDDPAGSGDSGAASGGGGSAPSSAAPPPSSGTHRYRNGDTDGCITQTYGGSDLGPCSDSTARWTTRSGSDGSFKLVNQQTGQCLYANMPGQAVFVGDCAQDAGRNWRTGSGGSLVSVYNGGCLDLGTTSFLVTSTCAGEASQRWTRQS from the coding sequence GTGTTCGAGCTGGAGGGAAGCGGGGCCGAGCCCCTGGAGGCCGGCGACCCGCTCCGGATCGGGTCCATCCCGCTTGCGGGGCGGCTCGGGGCCGGTGGCATGGGGCGGGTCTACCTCGGTGTCCACGAGGGCCGTTACGTGGCCGTCAAGCAGTTGCTCTCCTCCGTCGTCGGCGAGGACGGGGACTTCCTGCGCCGGTTCGGGCACGAGCTCGACAATCTGGCCCGGCTGCCGGCGGAGGCAACCGCGCCACTGCTCGCCAGCGACCGCGCGGCCATGCCTCCGTGGTTCGCCACGGCGTACGTCCCCGGGCTCACCCTGCGGCAGGCCGTCGACCTGCACGGCGGCCCGTTGCCCGCGCGGGCGCTGTGGCTCCTGCTGCGGGAGACGGCAGCCGCCCTGGCCTCGGTGCACGCACTGGACATGGTTCACCGGGACATCAAACCGTCCAACCTGATGCTGACCCTCGACGGGCTCACCCTCATCGACTTCGGCGTGGCCCGGGCCACCGAGCAGAGCCAGCTGACCAGGACCGGCATGGTCGTGGGAACGCCCGCCTACATGGCCCCCGAACAGGCCTCGGGGTCACGGGGGCTGAGCGGCGCCACCGACGTCTTCGCGCTCGCCTCGGCGCTCACGTACGCCGCGTGCGGCCGGCCGCCCTTCGGGGAGGACTCGGGCCACGGTGTGCTCTACCGCATCGTCCACGAAGAGCCCGTCCTTGAGCCCCTGCGGGAGCTGGACCCGGCGCTCGCCGACCTCGTCGCGGCCTGCCTGGACAAGGACCCCGACGGGCGTCCGACCGCCGCCGAGCTCCTCGAACACGCCGCCCGGCAGGGCCCGTTCACCGGTCCGCCGTGGCCTGCGGTCATCTCGGAGCGGCTGGCCGAGCGGGCCGCCTTCGCCGCGGTCACGCAGAAGATCGACACACCGACCGTCCCGCTGGCGGGCGGAAAGGCGAAGCCGGAAACGGAACAGGAGCCGCAGCCGGTCGTCGAAGGCTCCAAGCGCCCCGAACGGCCCGAACGCCGCCGCAAGCGCGCCTTCCTCGCCGTCGTCCCCGTCGTCGTCACGGTGGGCGGCACGACCCTCGCGCTCCAGCTACTCCCGTACATCTCCTCACCCGGGGCCACGGAGAAGACCGACCCGTCGGCCTCCGTCTCCGCACCGGCCGATCCCGCGGCGACGTCGAGCGGGAGCTCCTCCGGCACGGCGTCACCGGGGAAGCCGGACGGCAAGGACAAAGCGGGGGACGAGGCCGGCGACAAGAACGGGGCCCTCAAGAACGAGGCCGACGCGAACGACGCGGCCGGCGGCGGAGGCAGGGAGCAGGACGGGGCCTCCCAGGTCTCGGCCGGCGGCGCGGGCGACGACGGGAACGACGGCTCGGGCAGCCCCGGCGGCTCCGACGATCCCGGGGGCTCCGACGACCCGGCAGGCTCGGGCGACTCCGGCGCCGCCTCCGGCGGAGGCGGTTCGGCGCCGTCCTCGGCCGCCCCACCGCCCTCCTCCGGCACCCACCGCTACCGCAACGGCGACACCGACGGCTGCATCACGCAGACGTACGGCGGCTCGGATCTCGGCCCCTGCTCGGATTCGACCGCACGGTGGACCACACGGAGCGGCTCGGACGGCAGCTTCAAGCTCGTCAACCAGCAGACCGGCCAGTGCCTGTACGCCAACATGCCCGGCCAGGCCGTCTTCGTGGGCGACTGTGCCCAGGACGCCGGCCGGAACTGGCGCACCGGTTCCGGCGGAAGCCTCGTGAGCGTCTACAACGGCGGCTGCCTCGACCTGGGTACGACCAGTTTCCTGGTGACGTCGACGTGCGCCGGAGAGGCGTCGCAGCGCTGGACGAGGCAGAGCTAG
- a CDS encoding DUF4344 domain-containing metallopeptidase, with translation MRTRARTWNGSWRGAPAGTRAVRRAAGAAVLAAVLGLASAGCSSGGARSGSGAAEPSADTAAAQARAAAPAGKGELVVSFTEGLTAADRETEAFLRKNKALEDIAAYVNRRVALPYNVPVEAKSCGTTDAYWDPTARAITYCYEFLGRVEPAFGTPPGPGLVGLTQGVVVHALGHGLIAMNGLSSDGDEEEAVDQLSATLLTTGDDDKRLVSGIVDGWAVMARQDARSDARTAFADDHAVDEKRFHAWACWVYGSDPEGYADLIAPDVLPEKRSKGCEQAYKEVAKTWGKALEPYLK, from the coding sequence ATGCGAACCCGGGCACGGACCTGGAACGGCTCGTGGAGGGGTGCGCCGGCCGGGACGCGGGCGGTACGGCGGGCGGCCGGGGCTGCGGTGCTGGCCGCCGTACTGGGGCTGGCGTCGGCGGGCTGCTCCTCCGGCGGCGCGCGGAGCGGCAGCGGCGCCGCCGAGCCCTCCGCGGACACCGCGGCGGCCCAGGCGAGGGCTGCCGCGCCCGCGGGGAAGGGTGAGCTGGTCGTGTCGTTCACGGAGGGGCTGACGGCGGCCGACCGGGAGACGGAGGCGTTCCTCCGGAAGAACAAGGCCCTGGAGGACATCGCCGCGTATGTGAACCGCCGCGTCGCGCTCCCCTACAACGTGCCCGTCGAGGCGAAGAGCTGCGGCACGACCGACGCGTACTGGGACCCGACGGCGCGGGCGATCACCTACTGCTACGAGTTCCTGGGCCGGGTCGAGCCGGCCTTCGGGACGCCCCCAGGACCCGGTCTCGTCGGCCTGACCCAGGGCGTCGTCGTGCACGCACTGGGCCACGGGCTGATCGCGATGAACGGCCTGTCGTCCGACGGGGACGAGGAGGAGGCCGTGGACCAGCTCTCCGCCACACTCCTCACCACGGGCGACGACGACAAGCGGCTCGTCAGCGGCATCGTGGACGGCTGGGCGGTGATGGCGCGCCAGGACGCGCGGAGCGACGCCCGGACCGCTTTCGCCGATGACCACGCCGTGGACGAGAAGCGGTTCCACGCCTGGGCCTGCTGGGTGTACGGCTCCGACCCCGAGGGGTACGCGGACCTGATCGCTCCGGACGTGCTGCCCGAGAAGCGGAGCAAGGGCTGCGAGCAGGCCTACAAGGAGGTGGCGAAGACCTGGGGCAAGGCCCTTGAGCCGTATCTCAAGTGA